A part of Aspergillus flavus chromosome 5, complete sequence genomic DNA contains:
- the kojT gene encoding major facilitator superfamily domain-containing protein translates to MQSFRQYRRMRRDLQESIKLHGPYAAAGDRHVQPTDDILEDADDARLEKGIHSMNGHGQSPYSTPGIVLHDGQRVTVPGVNLRRASEICERVNTKTLFIVGFDGPDDQLNPKNWSIGRKWATLGIVGTTGMLVGWASSIDSTVIKQGQEAFGVSEVAESLATALFLFAFGFGSLVAAPFSETVGRNPVYIATLSILMIFTMASGLAPNFGAQLAFRFLAGLFGCTPMTTFGGSMADIFDPMDRTYAFPVCCTLSFLGPFLAPMVGAFIGQSTHISWRWTEWCTLIMAALVTGAIFLFVPETYGPVLLQWKAKQLREITGDPRFMAEIELRQTSLVTRLMHSCSRPFHLFFREIMVALFTMYLVVVYIVLFGFLTGYEFIFGRTYGFTQGSVGLTFIGMNIGFLIAFAMVPHIYFSYKKRLQNAIENGHNGLPPEERLWFAMYGAPWLPISLFWMGWTSYPSISYWSPLVASVAFGFSVQGIFISTYQYLIDTYELFAASALVSATFFRYIAAGAMVIVSIPMYGNLGVHWSLTLLGCISVLMTPVPYIFYKYGHVIRQRNKKTP, encoded by the coding sequence ATGCAGTCCTTCCGCCAATACCGACGGATGCGCAGAGACCTGCAAGAAAGCATTAAGCTGCACGGTCCGTATGCCGCTGCTGGTGATCGTCACGTCCAGCCGACCGATGATATTTTGGAGGATGCCGACGATGCCAGATTGGAAAAAGGCATCCATTCAATGAACGGACACGGCCAATCTCCATACTCCACGCCAGGAATCGTTCTTCACGACGGCCAGAGAGTGACCGTTCCTGGAGTCAATCTCCGCCGCGCCTCCGAAATCTGTGAGCGCGTCAATACTAAAACACTTTTCATTGTCGGGTTCGATGGCCCGGACGACCAGCTCAATCCCAAAAACTGGTCTATAGGGCGGAAATGGGCGACATTGGGCATTGTAGGCACAACGGGTATGCTTGTTGGATGGGCTTCCTCCATCGACTCCACTGTGATTAAACAAGGGCAAGAGGCGTTCGGAGTCAGCGAGGTCGCCGAATCTCTCGCAACTGCCCTGTTCCTGTTCGCATTCGGCTTCGGTTCTCTGGTAGCAGCACCTTTCTCTGAGACTGTAGGGCGGAATCCGGTCTACATAGCGACGCTGTCCATTCTAATGATCTTTACGATGGCCTCAGGTCTGGCTCCGAATTTTGGAGCCCAGCTTGCCTTCCGCTTCCTGGCTGGACTGTTCGGATGTACACCGATGACCACCTTTGGTGGCAGTATGGCGGATATCTTTGACCCTATGGACCGCACATACGCCTTTCCAGTTTGTTGCACGCTATCCTTCCTGGGGCCGTTCCTAGCTCCAATGGTTGGAGCTTTCATTGGCCAAAGCACGCATATCAGCTGGCGCTGGACTGAATGGTGCACACTGATCATGGCTGCATTGGTAACCGGCGCTATTTTCCTGTTCGTTCCAGAAACTTATGGTCCCGTACTGTTGCAGTGGAAGGCAAAACAATTGCGTGAGATTACCGGTGACCCGCGTTTCATGGCGGAAATTGAGCTTCGCCAGACATCGCTCGTGACTCGGTTGATGCACAGCTGCTCCCGTCCCTTCCATTTATTCTTCCGGGAGATTATGGTAGCACTTTTTACCATGTATCTGGTCGTGGTATACATTGTCCTATTCGGGTTCCTGACGGGCTATGAGTTCATCTTTGGTAGAACATATGGCTTTACCCAAGGGTCTGTGGGCCTGACATTTATCGGCATGAACATCGGATTCCTGATCGCCTTTGCCATGGTGCCGCATATTTACTTCTCATACAAGAAGCGCCTTCAAAATGCGATTGAAAATGGACACAATGGGTTGCCACCGGAGGAGCGACTTTGGTTCGCTATGTACGGAGCGCCTTGGCTACCAATATCTCTTTTCTGGATGGGCTGGACCAGCTATCCCTCTATCTCGTACTGGTCGCCGCTAGTCGCCTCGGTGGCTTTCGGATTCTCTGTCCAAGGAATCTTTATTTCCACGTATCAGTACCTTATCGACACGTATGAGCTCTTCGCAGCAAGTGCCTTAGTGAGTGCAACTTTCTTCCGTTATATCGCCGCTGGCGCGATGGTCATCGTGTCAATCCCGATGTACGGAAATTTGGGCGTACATTGGTCACTCACGTTGCTGGGGTGTATCTCGGTCCTGATGACCCCTGTAccttatattttttataagtACGGACATGTCATTCGGCAGCGGAATAAAAAGACCCCCTGA
- a CDS encoding putative sugar transporter, which yields MMQGEALRFAQIFLIVCPSFILFGYNQSGVGGLTDFPSWVRQFPEIDTVNTTGAQKSHNATVQGAVVASYTLGALFGSLICTWIGDILGRRRTIFAGACIALIGQALECSAYSLAQFTVGRVILGWGVGMLSATVPVWQSECSPADKRGRNVVLTGMFIAFGFALTQWINFGFYHMQERSASWRGSLAIPALFSLTIMGSIFLLPESPRWLVLKNRSDTAQQTLACLRQKDAVSPEIMHELRGIEVSLEESSSGNMGLRDIFTMGEEKLFYRFVLCILLQFFQQMTGGTLISVYIPIIFEDNLHLGSSLAKVLAACALTWKFICCFVGFYVVDRLGRRAAFMISGGGMSMCMLALTVSNSFSNNHTASIISALFIFIYNFFLPVGFLGANFVYPAEVAPVRLRVAMHSFSIANQWLWMFVVAMITPTAIADIGYRYYIVFTVVGGLIPPVVYLFYPETMNRSLEEVNQIFHDAPSIMSAVKMSRTLPIGGSVIGEIEGKKIVEEIE from the exons ATGATGCAAGGCGAGGCACTTCGCTTTGCccagatcttcttgatcGTGTGCCCGTCCTTTATTCTCTTCGGTTACAATCAATCCGGTGTTGGAGGCTTGACAGACTTCCCTTCGTGGGTGAGGCAGTTCCCTGAGATTGACACAGTCAATACCACAGGTGCTCAGAAATCCCACAATGCTACAGTGCAAGGCGCCGTGGTTGCTTCTTACACCCTTGGTGCTCTCTTTGGGTCCCTGATCTGTACGTGGATTGGCGACATTCTCGGTCGGCGTCGAACTATCTTTGCCGGGGCATGCATTGCCCTAATAGGTCAGGCATTAGAATGCTCAGCTTACTCTCTGGCACAGTTCACAGTCGGCCGGGTAATCCTCGGGTGGGGTGTGGGTATGTTGAGCGCTACAGTGCCGGTCTGGCAGTCAGAGTGCTCACCGGCGGATAAGAGGGGGAGGAATGTAGTGTTGACAGGCATGTTTATTGCCTTTGGGTTTGCTCTGACACAGTGGATCAACTTTGGGTTCTATCATATGCAGGAACGGTCCGCATCATGGCGAGGGTCGCTGGCAATCCCAGCGCTTTTCTCTTTGACTATCATGGGcagcatcttcctcctgcCGGAATCTCCTCGCTGGCTTGTTCTCAAAAATAGATCGGATACCGCCCAGCAGACCCTCGCCTGTTTGAGACAGAAGGATGCGGTATCACCCGAGATTATGCACGAACTACGTGGAATTGAGGTCTCCCTGGAGGAATCATCAAGTGGTAACATGGGACTCAGAGATATCTTTACCATGGGAGAGGAGAAGCTCTTCTACAGATTCGTTCTCTGTATTCTCCTGCAATTCTTCCAGCAGATGACTGGGGGTACACTCATTTCGGTCTATATCCCGatcatcttcgaagataATCTACACTTAGGCTCCAGCTTAGCAAAGGTTCTTGCCGCATGCGCTTTGACTTGGAAGTTCATCTGTTGCTTTGTCGGCTTCTATGTCGTGGACAGACTCGGACGCCGGGCTGCCTTTATGATCAGTGGTGGTGGCATGTCCATGTGCATGCTGGCGCTGACAGTGTCCAACTCATTCTCAAACAACCACACTGCGTCTATTATCTCGGCGCTgtttatctttatatacaaTTTCTTCCTTCCGGTGGGATTCTTGGGGGCGAACTTCGTTTACCCGGCTGAGGTTGCCCCGGTTCGTCTGCGTGTCGCCATGCATTCCTTTTCAATCGCGAATCAGTGGCTATG GATGTTTGTGGTCGCTATGATTACCCCTACCGCGATCGCCGACATTGGCTACCGCTATTACATCGTATTCACCGTCGTTGGCGGCCTCATTCCGCCGGTAGTTTACCTCTTCTATCCGGAGACAATGAACCGATCCCTGGAAGAAGTCAACCAGATCTTCCACGATGCGCCCTCTATTATGTCTGCCGTGAAGATGTCCAGAACGCTCCCTATTGGTGGTAGCGTCATCGGAGAgattgaaggaaagaaaatagttgaagagattgaatGA
- a CDS encoding DNA replication protein YHM2 gives MSPLHQTAPDTRIKKRDVGASNLLLGASLNMFEVTTLGQPLEVIKTTMAANRSDSFITALRRVWSRGGIAGYYQGLIPWAWIEASTKGAVLLFVASEVEYHSRTVGASEFLSGIAGGMVGGAAQAYATVGFCTCMKTAEITRQKQAAAGLKPPGALETFVTMFRTEGLRGINKGVNAVAIRQVTNWGSRFGFSRLVEDAIRRATNKGREERLGVVEKILASGVGGALASWNQPIEVIRVEMQSQKADPNRPAKLSIGSTFRYIYAQSGIRGLYRGVTPRIGLGIWQTVCMVALGDVAKEMVESITQKHASH, from the exons ATGTCTCCTCTCCATCAAACAGCGCCTGATACCAGAATCAAGAAGAGGGACGTTGGAGCGAGTAATCTTTTGC TTGGTGCTAGCTTGAATATGTTCGA AGTCACCACACTCGGACAG CCACTGGAGGTCATCAAGACCACCATGGCAGCCAATCGATCGGATTCATTTATCACAGCCCTCAGACGCGTCTGGTCGCGAGGAGGAATCGCCGGTT ATTACCAAGGCCTAATCCCATGGGCCTGGATTGAAGCGTCCACGAAAGGCGCGGTTCTGCTCTTTGTGGCCTCCGAAGTCGAGTATCATTCGCGGACAGTCGGGGCCTCCGAGTTTCTGTCCGGCATCGCAGGAGGCATGGTCGGTGGTGCGGCCCAGGCATACGCAACGGTCGGGTTCTGTACCTGTATGAAGACAGCGGAAATTACTCGACAAAAGCAAGCGGCAGCGGGGCTGAAACCCCCGGGTGCCCTGGAGACATTTGTCACGATGTTTCGGACGGAGGGATTGCGAGGAATTAACAAAGGAGTCAATGCTGTAGCAATTCGGCAGGTCACCAATTGGGGGTCTCGGTTCGGCTTCTCGCGACTGGTTGAAGATGCGATCCGCAGAGCCACCAACAAAGGGCGAGAGGAGCGACTCGGTGTTGTTGAGAAGATACTGGCCTCGGGCGTTGGAGGTGCTCTGGCGAGCTGGAACCAGCCCATCGAGGTGATTCGGGTAGAAATGCAGAGCCAAAAGGCCGATCCCAATCGCCCCGCAAAGCTCAGTATTGGCAGCACGTTCCGGTACATATATGCGCAAAGTGGGATACGGGGCCTGTACCGCGGAGTCACGCCACGCATCGGTCTCGGAATCTGGCAGACTGTGTGCATGGTGGCGCTTGGAGACGT GGCTAAGGAAATGGTCGAATCTATCACGCAAAAGCATGCCTCCCATTGA
- a CDS encoding C6 transcription factor, whose amino-acid sequence MLNDPTDGALSRLGASGVEPSSDQVQTSSTGNPKIRIPRLGTAPVSAHRQRTSRACAPCHQRKTKCDGQKPQCKQCRQLGIPCTYVGSKREQQKWALESVQAKIQSYESLLQRIITDSSEDPSKFKLIEELITVPTFSRHADDTGSASGARVFGGPKPVPVQTWLIIKPIIQITGIHHWTSLANNDTASHLLSLYFTWENPTWQLIDKEMFVRDLECGHGKFCSALLVTVLLFFGCSLSYNLDKITDRRQEKLLTKNLYAEIQRLWEVEKHLKSLPTAQSSILIGLLCCTFGLDRFGTQYIMHGAQLCLNLGLQNESPSYFYGGAPDEYGHLARSHKLVAWAVYDVQGLASQVYRKVPAWKEPPPVKFSPIEAAGLDAGVEWSPYPFATPISQPFFFTAACFRSDLVTIVHQIAKFALQFPDAVMNNDDWEYGRQLHQKLLQWKATLPPVLLLEHNTTPHVICLHEYYYATIASLCQIFCANLGSTDDQIPNPKDFDPYIIMSQALDDMGSLILLFKRCHGWKSLPVVMLHYFCVAGVHSVSKLNAHEPKWSYILEDCVVGLWHMSLGWGRLCTAFLRTIELVLKQNNPDPSLVPSRVVEIFRKLNEGALWTVTDISSLAADYVVYTTTQSDSSSSPSSAYRYQGLQDLINDMDNLSINLSSESPGSLSSVKEPYDSRSSEDPDIRKT is encoded by the exons ATGCTGAATGATCCCACCGACGGTGCGCTCTCGCGCTTGGGGGCGTCCGGCGTGGAACCATCTTCCGACCAAGTCCAGACCTCTAGCACGGGGAACCCTAAGATCCGGATTCCGCGCTTAGGGACCGCCCCCGTCAGCGCTCACCGCCAACGCACCAGCCGGGCGTGTGCCCCGTGTCATCAGAGGAAGACCAAGTGTGACGGCCAAAAGCCTCAATGCAAACAGTGTCGCCAATTAGGCATCCCCTGTACCTATGTGGGGTCAAAGAGGGAACAACAAAAGTGGGCCCTGGAATCCGTCCAAGCGAAGATCCAGTCCTATGAGTCCCTGTTACAACGAATCATTACAGACAGCAGCGAGGATCCATCCAAGTTCAAGCTGATTGAAGAACTGATAACTGTAC CAACATTTTCAAGGCACGCCGACGATACTGGCTCCGCTTCTGGCGCTAGGGTCTTTGGCGGACCGAAGCCCGTCCCCGTCCAAACATGGCTTATCATT AAACCAATCATCCAGATAACCGGAATTCATCATTGGACCTCGCTGGCGAACAATGACACGGCGAGCCATCTATTGTCCCTGTACTTTACGTGGGAGAACCCCACCTGGCAACTGATTGACAAGGAGATGTTCGTCCGCGACCTGGAATGTGGACACGGAAAGTTTTGCTCCGCATTATTGGTTACCGTATTACTCTTTTTTGGCTGT AGTCTATCCTACAATTTAGATAAAATCACTGATCGACGACAGGAAAAGCTGCTGACCAAGAATTTATATGCCGAGATACAGCGTCTATGGGAGGTCGAAAAACACCTCAAGAGTCTTCCCACTGCGCAGTCCAGTATCCTGATTGGGTTACTCTGTTGCACCTTTGGCCTGGACAGATTTGGCACCCAGTATATCATGCATGGGGCTCAACTATGCCTAAACTTAGGACTCCAGAATGAGTCTCCATCATACTTCTATGGCGGCGCACCGGATGAATATGGACACCTCGCTAGGTCTCATAAGTTAGTTGCCTGGGCGGTGTACGATGTTCAAGG CCTTGCATCTCAAGTTTATAGAAAGGTACCAGCCTGGAAAGAGCCTCCGCCCGTGAAATTCTCCCCAATCGAAGCGGCCGGATTAGATGCAGGCGTTGAATGGAGTCCCTATCCGTTCGCGACTCCTATTTCCCAGCCATTCTTCTTCACGGCGGCGTGCTTCAGGTCTGACCTAGTTACTATAGTTCATCAAATTGCCAAGTTTGCCCTTCAGTTTCCCGATGCGGTCATGAACAATGATGATTGGGAGTACGGTCGCCAATTGCACCAAAAGCTGCTGCAGTGGAAGGCCACCCTGCCTCCTGTTCTTCTACTTGAACATAATACCACACCGCACGTAATTTGCTTACA TGAATATTACTATGCAACCATTGCATCTCTATGCCAGATCTTCTGTGCAAACCTGGGCTCCACGGATGACCAGATTCCCAATCCAAAAGACTTTGATCCATACATAATAATGTCGCAGGCTTTAGATGACATGGGGTCCTTGATTTTGCTATTCAAACGCTGCCACGGATGGAAGTCTCTTCCGGTTGTCATGCTGCACTATTTTTGTGTCGCAGGGGTTCACTCAGTGTCGAAGCTGAATGCTCATGAACCGAAGTGGAGCTATATTCTGGAGGACTGTGTGGTGGGCCTTTGGCACATGAGTCTGGGGTGGGGTCGTTTATGTACAGCCTTCCTCCGGACGATTGAACTGGTTTTGAAGCAGAACAATCCGGACCCGTCCCTCGTGCCTTCCAGGGTCGTCGAGATATTCAGGAAACTAAACGAGGGCGCTTTGTGGACGGTGACAGACATCTCATCCCTAGCGGCCGATTATGTGGTTTACACGACCACCCAATCGGACTCAAGTTCGAGTCCATCGTCGGCTTACCGGTACCAAGGCTTGCAGGATCTTATCAATGACATGGATAACCTCTCTATCAATCTAAGCTCCGAATCACCGGGGTCCCTCTCATCTGTCAAGGAGCCCTACGATTCCCGCAGTTCCGAAGATCCTGACATTCGAAAGACCTGA
- a CDS encoding putative arylsulfatase yields MRILAINLILAASALALDQAPLQLQDSSSGNIPDIIRQNGTHGRPNIVFILVDDQDLQMDSLSYTPHTNHYIRDQGVFYKNHFVTTALCCPSRVSLWTGKQAHNTNVTEIYPPYGGYPKFVSEGHNENWLPLWLQDAGYNTYYTGKLFNAHTVDNYNLPFAKGFNTSDFVLDPYTYQYLHPVYQRNHDPPISYSGQHTIDVLRKKALGLLDDAVTESHERPFFLTIAPIAPHSNFEMTNASDYTTFRFSAPIPLERHKDLFPEAKVPRTEHFNPDQPSGVNWISTLPQQNQSSIDSNDEFYRARLRALQGVDEIVEQVVQRLEDAGVLDNTYIFYTSDNGYHIGQHRLHPGKECGFEEDIRVPMFIRGPGIPSGEEVDFVTTHIDLAPTIFEIAGLDLKEEFDGTPVPLTERDVEEEKLSKGRHEHVNVEYWGKAGFEGEMSRASDGGPIAFRNNTYKALRVLGEGYNLYYSVWCTNEHELYDLTTDPYELNNLHPSVSGNIEQKLLGYPIQKVISRLDALLLVLKSCKGLTCVKPWEVLHPAGDVQTLSDALDDVFDVFYDEQIKVEYGWCEEGYIVEAEGPQVPAIYQGTRWSDWW; encoded by the exons ATGAGGATACTGGCTATTAACTTAATTCTGGCAGCGTCTGCGCTGGCCCTGGATCAAGCGCCTCTTCAGCTGCAGGATAGCAGCAGTGGGAATATCCCGGATATCATTCGCCAGAATGGCACACACGGACGTCCGAacattgtttttattttagtagaTGATCAAGACCTGCAGATGGACTCCTTGTCCTATACACCGCATACGAATCACTACATCAGAGACCAGGGAGTCTTCTATAAGAACCACTTCGTCACAACAGCGTTGTGTTGTCCGTCCCGCGTGAGCCTGTGGACCGGAAAACAGGCGCATAATACCAATGTCACGGAGATCTATCCCCCATATG GAGGATATCCGAAATTCGTCTCAGAAGGCCACAACGAAAACTGGCTGCCATTGTGGCTTCAAGACGCGGGATACAACACCTACTACACTGGCAAGCTCTTTAACGCGCACACCGTGGATAACTACAATTTGCCATTCGCCAAGGGCTTCAATACTTCCGACTTTGTTCTGGACCCATACACTTACCAATATCTCCACCCGGTCTATCAACGAAATCATGACCCGCCCATTTCCTACTCCGGACAACACACCATCGACGTCCTCAGGAAGAAAGCACTCGGCTTACTGGACGACGCAGTCACAGAGAGTCACGAAAGACCCTTCTTTCTCACTATTGCACCAATTGCGCCGCATTCTAACTTTGAAATGACCAATGCCAGTGACTACACGACGTTTCGCTTCTCGGCGCCGATCCCGTTGGAACGGCATAAGGATTTGTTCCCCGAGGCCAAGGTGCCGCGGACGGAGCATTTTAACCCTGATCAG CCCAGCGGAGTCAACTGGATCAGTACCCTCCCCCAGCAAAACCAGAGCAGTATCGACTCCAACGACGAGTTCTATCGCGCCCGTCTACGCGCGCTTCAAGGAGTCGATGAAATTGTCGAACAGGTTGTTCAACGTTTAGAAGATGCAGGTGTTCTTGATAACACGTATATTTTCTATACGTCCGACAATGGCTACCACATCGGCCAGCACCGACTACATCCCGGCAAGGAATGTGGGTTTGAAGAGGATATTCGCGTGCCGATGTTCATTCGAGGACCTGGTATCCCGAGTGGTGAGGAGGTTGACTTTGTGACAACGCATATCGATTTGGCACCTACTATCTTTGAGATAGCTGGGTTGGATCTCAAGGAAGAGTTTGATGGTACTCCCGTACCATTGACGGAAAGGGAtgtggaagaggagaaatTATCGAAGGGTCGACATGAACATGTCAATGTCGAATATTGGGGTAAAGCGGGATTTGAAGGCGAAATGAGCAGAGCGT CTGATGGAGGACCTATAGCCTTCCGGAACAATACCTACAAGGCTCTAAGAGTCTTAGGAGAAGGGTATAATCTCtattactccgtatggtGTACCAATGAACATGAACTGTATGACCTAACG ACCGATCCCTACGAACTCAATAATCTCCATCCTTCTGTTTCTGGAAACATCGAGCAGAAATTACTCGGCTATCCAATTCAAAAGGTCATCTCCCGCTTAGATGCCCTATTGCTTGTTCTGAAATCCTGTAAGGGATTGACCTGTGTCAAACCATGGGAGGTCCTTCACCCCGCTGGTGATGTCCAAACTCTGAGTGATGCTCTGGATGACGTATTTGATGTGTTCTACGATGAGCAGATTAAGGTTGAGTATGGATGGTGCGAGGAGGGTTATATCGTGGAGGCAGAAGGACCGCAGGTTCCTGCGATATACCAGGGGACACGGTGGAGTGATTGGTGGtga
- a CDS encoding putative unsaturated glucuronyl hydrolase has product MATMARFKATILSSVLLPLLLSSHGAAVPSPPSCNADTRPYSAWMADSVISRGQAVLPSGTTPEASTFLQIGVFQNAILQLKEYYGSPENACAQADWDAYLEESTQSVTPWLLNATKDTQYPLDRFSDGNGLFYQYERTDNETYKAALDALQQSIYLQPKNKYGGYWYFKYPNWSYLDGMYSLIPFYSTYTARFAAENSSAVGKDLVYQLDLLWSHCHQNNTGLLVHGYDASKTAVWANPATGGSPIVWIRSLGWYMMALVDILEISRQQGVLNQEQWNHVHQQFVALSNAVMAAADPETGCWWQVMTDPNRKGNYIESSGSAMFTYALYKGARLGLLHGIPEEALLPASLASKCYSHLLQDFVVDNKNGTLGYNGTVSVCSLSSNATYEYYVHQPLLYNSLHGTSSFILASVEHERATNVSGN; this is encoded by the exons ACCACTGCTGCTCTCTTCCCATGGAGCAGCAGTACCATCACCGCCGTCCTGCAATGCGGACACGCGTCCTTACTCAGCCTGGATGGCCGACAGTGTCATCTCTCGCGGACAAGCCGTCTTGCCTTCAGGAACAACACCAGAAGCGTCAACCTTTCTTCAGATCGGTGTTTTTCAAAACGCAATTTTACAACTAAAAGAGTACTACGGGTCTCCGGAAAACGCATGCGCACAGGCCGATTGGGATGCCTACCTCGAAGAGAGTACGCAGAGCGTCACTCCTTGGCTTCTCAATGCCACCAAGGATACTCAGTATCCTCTTGATCGATTCTCTGATGGCAATGGGCTATTTTACCA ATATGAGCGAACGGATAACGAAACTTATAAAGCGGCGCTGGATGCATTGCAGCAGTCCATCTACCTGCAACCCAAGAACAAATATG GGGGGTACTGGTATTTCAAATACCCAAACTGGAGTTATCTTGACGGCATGTACTCGCTCATTCCCTTCTATTCTACCTACACGGCCAGGTTCGCCGCCGAGAATAGTAGTGCGGTAGGAAAGGATCTTGTTTATCAACTCGACCTCCTTTGGTCCCATTGTCATCAGAACAACACCGGCCTACTGGTACACGGGTATGACGCATCAAAAACAGCGGTCTGGGCGAATCCGGCCACGGGTGGAAGCCCAATTGTGTGGATTCGCTCTTTGGGCTGGTATATGATGGCCTTGGTAGATATTCTGGAGATCTCACGCCAGCAAGGTGTCCTCAATCAGGAGCAGTGGAATCATGTGCACCAACAATTTGTTGCGCTTTCTAATGCAGTCATGGCGGCGGCTGATCCGGAGACTGGTTGCTGGTGGCAGGTTATGACGGATCCGAACAGAAAGGGAAATTACATCGAGTCCAGTGGATCAGCGATGTTCACGTATGCGCTCTACAAAGGTGCGCGACTGGGCCTTTTGCACGGCATCCCAGAGGAAGCTCTGCTACCCGCATCTCTCGCAAGCAAATGCTATAGCCATCTTTTGCAGGACTTCGTGGTCGACAACAAGAATGGGACACTGGGGTATAATGGCACGGTATCGGTTTGTAGTCTGAGCTCGAATGCAACCTATGAG TATTACGTCCATCAGCCCCTCCTCTACAACAGTTTGCATGGCACTTCCTCCTTTATTCTCGCCAGCGTGGAGCACGAGCGTGCCACCAATGTGTCTGGAAATTAA